cgttaaaatcctaataaacatggACAGTAAATCACATTCTTGTGTTGCTTTTATAAATGGACGCCCAATAAAAGTGTGCAACATAATAAATACTGTGCAACTTTAGACTTCTCCTAAAAATAGAACTTGTAAGCCAAAAGGGGTAAAATTTTTTAAAGGGTTAAATCcacaaaaaaaatacttttacatgtacttatcacatgtaattaaaataattagaaGTAGCTTTCCGAacatcacaaatacagaagtaaACATACCAGCTCTCTGACTGGAACCTGGAATCTGCTTGTCTGTAGGGAGCTCAGTGGTCTGCACTGGCTGGCATGAGTCTACAAAAAACAGATGTACAACTTCAAGATCATTTATGATACATATTTTTGACCACATAATCAAGCAAAAGACTTAATAGGTCAACATTGACCCCAGGAAACTATACAAATACGTAGTAAACATGTTTATAAACAGAAAGCCTACCATCACTTTTGTGTTTCTTGAAGCAACCCAATGAACAGCTGTAATAAAAGGTACAAGACATTTTCTTAAACAAATTATACTGGGTTAATTCTTCAGCCTAATCTTTAGAATTAAGAAAAGGACACTgtaacatatttaaaatgtaattattttaatgtaaataatgaaagGTACTTACTATCTGATTCTGCAGACAGGACATTTGTATTTAGAGGTGTgttcacaacacacaccacaaagCTGCATTACTGCGTTTATAAACACtaaccacgtttatacatgaaatattaaataaaataatagaaagtCAATTATCTACAGTTAAAGCTTAATCAGACAACATCAGTTTCCTCTCACAAACAAATCCACgttgttctttctgtccatGTGCTGCTTACTACTCTTCTTCTACTAGGTGATAATGGCGGACGACTAACCAGCTATTCGGGATTTACTGCCACCCACAGCACAGCATTGTACTTTACTCacaaacattacaaaataaactattttttaaagctttttaaaaggACTTATACTTTACAATGTCGTCTGTATATTTTAAAGGATCCCACTGAATAATTTTACTTATGTAGTTCATTTTGTGCttgaaatattaagaaaacaataaaagattaaaatatttacaggtaaatgatcaaatattaaataatttcaaACAGATTTGAAATAGGAAttcaaaaatcattttaattatgtACCCCTTCTGCATTATACCTTGCTTCtgtgtattttgtattgtttttcacTGCTCCTGTAATTTGAGGGTTTTTTTAATCAGTATTATTGGCATCTAtgcactatctagtgcactttgtttacaaTGTAGGTCACATTTAGGACGCAGCCATCAGTCGTTTCCTGCGTCAAAAATAATAAACCTCTTAAGTAAAGACAAGTAAACCTGGAATACCTATATGAAACAAAaagtttttttaagttaataaagcaatgatttttatttgatttagggGTTGGCAGAAACGAGCTTACTAAACAGCCTTTGGGCTGATTAAATAAAGCATTATTGGCATctatacactatctagtgcactttgtttacaaTTTAGGTCACATTTAGGCTGCAGCCTTCGAGGTCATTTTCTGcctcaaaaaataataaacttcTTAAGTGAAGACTAGAAAACCTGGAATACATATAAGAACACATAAGAATacatattttaatttgattcagGGGTTGGCAGAAACGAGCTTTACCAAACAGCCTCAGGAACGAGTATATCAATAGAtatcaatagatagatagatagagtatCAATGGCGTctatacactatctagtgcactttgtttacaaTGTAGGTCACATTTAGGACGCAGCCAGTCATTTCCTGCGACAAAAATAATGAACCTCTTAAGTAAAGACAAGAAAATCTGAAATACCTATAagataaaaaagtttttttttttaaagttattaaagcaatgatttttatttcatttagggGTTGGCAGAAACTAGCTTTACCTTTAGATGGCGTATTACTGGCATctatacactatctagtgcacttcgTTTTTACAATGTAGGTCACATTTAGGACACAGCCAGTCATTTCCTGCGACAAAAATAATGAACCTCTTAAGTAAAGACAAGAAAATCTGAATGTTATTAAAGCaatgatttttatttcatttagggGTTGGCAGAAACTAGCTTTACCATTAGATGGCGTATTACTGGCATctatacactatctagtgcacttcgTTTTTACAATGTAGGTCACATTTAGGACACAGCCTTTGAAGTCATTTCCTGCGTCTTTGAGAACCATTTCCGAGTTAGAGTGAGGTTACAGTGTCCTTCCTTCACACGTGTTTCCAGTGTGTTCTGCTCACTCGTGTCGCCGGTAACGTTCTGCTACTGCTGAGAGGAGAACAAGTTCACTGTTGAGCTCAGCCATGTTGAAGTCTTTAACCCGCGCTGTCAGTGTCGCAGCTCGCCTCTCACACAGAGCCCCGGTTGGAGCAGCGTCCCGGCCTGTAGAACCGTTCATCAGATCCGCGCTATGCGCTCCGTCCTCGGCTACAGCTCGGCCCTTCACCCGCTCCATCTGGATGATGTGCGGTAAGAACGGCGCGGCTACTACTCGCTCCAAACTGCTCAGCACTAAACACACGCTGCCGTCCTGCGGCTGTGGAGGGCTTCATACTGAAGGTAAGTCATGATTTTACTTGATTAAACTTTTATGTCGGGTACATCAGCTCTGTGTAGTGTTAGAGATACCTAGTTATTCATTTATGCTTATGCTacttaaataatagtaataatataagataatataataatatacccTTAAATTCCCttcattattaacattttatattttgtattattgttttagAAGACCCTACTTGACCAAAATCATATAGACACCCCTTCTGATAATTGTTGTTTatatgttttagccacacttattattaacaggtgtataaaataatatatatatataaagcaaaGTTTATCAGGTATGTAGGACCTCCAGTGACATAAACCTACTCCTACTGAACACCACTGGTTTGCTCTTTTGGTTGAATAGACACACATTCCCAGCAATACTTTTCAAAAGGCTTTACAGaggagtagaggctgttatgGCTTCAAAGGAAGAGGGCAAGTTTATATAGATTCCTGTGGATtgtaaataggatgtccaaaaaGCTAGTTGTCAGTTGTTCATATACTTTGTCATATAGTGTATCAATTGAAGATAATTAGCTGCACATCTGTCATTTATTATATGATATTAAGACTTATTCAAGCTGATAGCACAAACtcctattaataaaaataataataagtgccaCATGAAGTTGATTCTGACTCCTGCCGACCAGATGAATAGTGTTCCTCCAAAATATCCAGTCTTTTGTTTGGGTCTTCAAGCTTCTTGATTGCTCATTATCTCTCTAATTGTGTCTATCCATCTTGTTGGATCTCTGGCGTCCTCTAAATATTTTACCTTCAGCTCTTTCAATGAATTGGTTCTTCTCGTAATGTGTCTAAAATAAGAGAGCTTCAGTATCCACTTGTATATGAAAGATCATTGACTGCCCCTGTAAAGGATCAACGTTTGAATATTTTCCCTCTaaatttaatttgatttgtcCATGATACTCAGTGCCCAACTTCAGAAGTCTTCAGTTTGTCAATGCATTTAGTCATTATCTAAAAGTGAGATCTTTTTGAATcagatttcattttaaatgaccTTCAACTGACCTTAAGCATCAGACCTTTATTTTACTGCTTACATATCCAGATTGACATTGCTTGAATGCAATATGTCGATATTTTCTTAACAGAGAATCTCCAACGGTATTAGAAAACCTGAATTAACTGATTTCGTCCTGATACTTTAAAGTGACCAATCCTGTAAACGTTGGTAATGCAGTACATGCAAATGGAGCACAACTGTATGGTTGTTTTCCATAGTCTCTGGTCTGCCATCTTTTGTAAAAACCACAAACGTACATCATTAAAACATGAATATATGCAGAATTTAGTAGCGCTTATATTCTTCTTGTATCTTTTAGGTGACAAAGCATTTGCAGAATTCCTCTCAGATGAAATTAAGGAAGAGAAGAAGATTCAGAAGAGTAAGACCCTTCCCAAGATGTCTGGAGGATGGGAGCTTGGTCTGAATGGCACAGAAGCAAAACTTGTTCGTTCTGTTTCTGGAGAGAAGTATGATTTCACTCTTGTATCTGCTTTTCTAATCTTTCTAAAAATGAACAGCTGGTGTGATTTTGATTGAATAAAGGGTTGGGGAAATGAGAATATTGGAACATCATCTATTCAAACAAATACATCAGATATTTAAACAGATTTATTCAGGAGTAAACTCACAAGATGTAGTCTCTTTGTGGTTTCACCTCTCAGTGGGACGCAAGATGatgaaatacactatatgactgTGGGGACACCCCtactgttatttaaaatgtagttgttttagccacacacacacacacacacacacacacacacacacacacacacacacacacacacacacacacacacacacacacacacacacacacacacacacacacacacacacacacacacacacacacacacacacacacacacacacacacacacacacacacacacacacacacacacacattactttTCCTGCATAAATTCCTCTGTACACAATGAGCTCCATAAATACATAGTTGGATGACCAGTGTgagaactccagtggtctgcacagagctctgacctcaaccttacTGAAAACCTTTGGAATGAATAGGAACCAGTTGAATCAGCTGTGAGCCGGGCCTTCTCCTTGACATAAGTGCTTGTGTTTGGAATAGGATGCCTATCAAGCTCAtagtcaagtgtccaaatacatttgccCATATACCTGCCTATATTGCCCATATATTTCACCATgatgcagggctctagagtgcgaccaatttggtcgcacatgcgacctaatttctcaatggtgcgactaaaaaaaatctcaggtcgcaccggtgcgaccaggcttccgagggaaaaaaaaaaacaacagacacacattaggccaatatcatggtctaaaccaatcagagatagtgaagggcgggacaatattgtagcggtgatatgtgagcgacattcagctcagccaatcagaatgcagcaccaggtttatacacgtgcgttcggatgttctgcagtaagtttagttttgtatatgagactcgccggatgtccccagaatggaagttcgggttctggagctcggcggtgtaaagtgttgtaacgctcacttaagtcctgactaaacagttaaagtgactcgaccctgccgtgtgcctttattcccacacctccaccaccgcacagcaaaagacccgcagcatccccaccggacagcggctaggtgagccgaccctctacagtagcaaggggctaatgctagcggtaaagtgccgcgatagtgaaagtaaaaacacgacaatattttcgttaagtaaaatataaaaataactaaaagaccaaaatatattacaatacatgtaccggtagtcaaaatacgcagcgagtggcaccgcaagcgattttgggaatctgtgtaaaagattcagtaaagccgataatataatgcactgcatttaagattacactctaacacacacacaaacatatacatataattttaaatatacacacacatataaatagatatacacacatacatacacatttactctattatttttataatttttataagtgtgctataattagtctgtaatactataattaactgtaaagaagacagtggccggcaatagtatatttgtgactggttctaatacatttcgaattgaaaggctgaaaaagcccaatgcatctataaaacacattacatgccgcgataaatgcactgcccaagtgtcccctctccccactgcccttcattgtcaggcagcagaaaacagatcatcagacgaggccatgttgaccagattgttagttatttccaagtcaatattgcctgtatggacagtgattaaaaaaaaaaaaaaaaaagtgaacctgtaaaactgcggtgttaaatgcgatgcggtcgaaatttgggtgcacctaacttttgtgctggtgcacctaagaaaaaaagttaggtgcaaccagtgcaaaacgttagtctagagccctgtgaTGAGTACCTAGACCTGGCACATGACGAGCACGCATGTATTAGCATATTGCAGCATATTGATGTCCCCTCTTAATAAATAGTGTGATAAGTCAGTTTTGGATGAGAATGGTGAATGGAGTGCAGTTTGAGACGCAGCCTGTGTAAACAGCCAGCACACAACACAATTCACCAGTTACATCCTGCTTTGGGGGCCCTGGttaattattttttcatttctgTATCACAGGGTGACAGTCACATTCAACATCAATAACAGCATACCCCCGACCCTGCAGGAGGAGCCAGAACAAGGCCAGAAGGCTGAGGAAAATGAGGTAAAATCCTGCACTATTTacagagacacacaaacagaggTTGCATCAGCTATCCCAAcctcccagacatagccagACGTCTGTATTGTAGTCgcctgactggccgatagcaccgctggggattcgaaccctggatcccagcagttggCACAattcaccactgtgccacccgggtGTTACTATTTAATATGAATAATCAATTTTCCAAAGAGCTGTAGCAGTTAATCATCCTGTACATACAAGCTTCCAGTAAGTACCTAGTGTGCAGTAGATCCCACAACTACCATCGACAGAAATTAAAGATGGCTTAAACTTACAGACCTTAAACTTAAGTGTTTAAGCTCTGTTGTAGGTGTACAGGTGAAGACTAATGCTATTTGTTCATGCACAATGTGTGTTGATCATCCATTCAATTCCCAGCATGGACACCAGGgtgcttaaaaaaaaatcccaacaacactgctgcacctgctgaaCGCATACCAGTTAAACACGCACTAGCATGTCATTGCCCTGTTAGATTcagtgcagttctgagaatggtCCAACACCCAAGTATTGATTTATATAGATGTGTGCAACTACAGTTGGGCTAtgttcagtaattgtataccaacaaagttcatctgttcGACAGGTAGCTTacaaaataatcaatgaatgtactgtacattccagacaagtgttcctaataaattgCTTACTGTGTGTACACATGAATTAAACTATAAACTTATAAATCAAATTTTCTTTACCTTGGTTctcgttttctttttttccagcCTGACGTCGTCTCCACGCCTAACTTTGTTGTCGAAGTGACCAAACAGGgggccaaaaattccctggtGTTCGATTGTCATTTCCCTGAGGATGAGGTGAGGCCTTTCCACTTGCTTTCCTGGTGCGAAGTCTAACCATAGACAATAAAACCTGGTGTCCGATTATTTACGAACTGTACATCTAAAGCGCACGTTAATGCTCAATGGTTGATCAAAGCTGTTTGTCTCTGAGCAGATCGGCCACGGCGAGGAAGAGGACGAGAGCGATATCTTCAACATCCGCGAGGTCAGTTTTCAGCCTGAGGGAGATTTGGACTGGAAAGAGAACAGCTACACGCTCAACACAGACTCTCTGGACTGGGTAGGAGTCAAACCCTTAAATATTGATGATATTAGATCAATTTAAAGAGTACTGTGATACAGAAATGTACAGGTAGAGAAAATTGATTACATTTCTTGCTACATAAAGAGGTTTAAGCATCTGAGTTGGgtgctctacacacacactctgattGAGCAGGTGTCACCACCTTGCTTCTGCAGCGATGACCcttactgtctggtcaaggttTAGCTAGgagctaataataaaataaccctATGCACTATGAGTTTTGGTAGGAATCTGCTGctggctgaaaaaaaaaaagaggagcCAGATTGCTTTACACATGCCCATTTGGGTGTGTGCTGGTCTGCGGCCTTTCTCAGCCGCTATAAATGTTGTGCATGAGGCGGAGGTGGACTGCACTGGCTGGAATTGGACATGTTTCAGTTAATATATTGAAAGAGATGTAATAGCTCAgtgttactgtaataaataactgTTGTGTAAGCAAGAtgaccatctatctatcatgttCTGATGGGAAataattgcccctaggtgtgagtatTTAAGTGAATGAGTTTGATGCCATGCCATGTGTATTGGCATACTCTTaagtagagatggaccgatcggggtttttggcaccgattccgatctccgatctcctttcagggacatcggccgatagccgattccgatcgagggggggggggggggggggggttagcagtaaataaact
The DNA window shown above is from Trichomycterus rosablanca isolate fTriRos1 chromosome 26, fTriRos1.hap1, whole genome shotgun sequence and carries:
- the c1qbp gene encoding complement component 1 Q subcomponent-binding protein, mitochondrial; translated protein: MLKSLTRAVSVAARLSHRAPVGAASRPVEPFIRSALCAPSSATARPFTRSIWMMCGKNGAATTRSKLLSTKHTLPSCGCGGLHTEGDKAFAEFLSDEIKEEKKIQKSKTLPKMSGGWELGLNGTEAKLVRSVSGEKVTVTFNINNSIPPTLQEEPEQGQKAEENEPDVVSTPNFVVEVTKQGAKNSLVFDCHFPEDEIGHGEEEDESDIFNIREVSFQPEGDLDWKENSYTLNTDSLDWALYDHLMDFLADRGVDNTFADELVELSTALEHQEYIKFLEDLDGFVKCH